Proteins from one Impatiens glandulifera chromosome 2, dImpGla2.1, whole genome shotgun sequence genomic window:
- the LOC124926710 gene encoding probable ethanolamine kinase, with the protein MGALNIWNAIEIPREAQENGSSESEIPSSSISIDHSLSVPEIKPHIVELLKDLFKKWTELDSSHFSIETVSGGITNLLLKVTVADEHEEIVKMTVRLFGPNTEYVINRERELLVSCTLYKV; encoded by the exons ATGGGTGCTTTAAATATCTGGAACGCCATTGAAATCCCACGTGAAGCTCAAGAAAATGGTAGCTCAGAGTCAGAGATACCCTCGTCTTCTATTTCCATCGACCATTCTCTTTCTGTTCCTGAAATAAAACCTCACATTGT AGAGCTATTAAAGGATCTCTTCAAGAAATGGACCGAATTGGATAGTTCACATTTTTCCATTGAAACAGTTTCCGGTGGCATCACCAATCTCT TGTTGAAAGTGACTGTGGCTGATGAACATGAAGAAATAGTAAAGATGACAGTTAGATTGTTTGGTCCCAACACCGAATATGTCATTAATCGTGAAAGGGAGTTGCTGGTGAGTTGTACCCTTTACAAAGTTTAA
- the LOC124924748 gene encoding probable ethanolamine kinase — translation ATGYLSAAGFGPKLLGVFGNGMVQSFIDARTLTPLDIRKPELAAEIAKQLCKFHKVEIPGPRASELWNDIFKFLDKASSLAFDDSEKQMIYNTISFEHVRNEIIELKELSENLHAPVVFSHNDLLSGNLMFNDQEEKLYFIDFEYGSYSYRGFDIGNHFNEYAGYDCDYSLYPSKDEQYHFFKHYLESEKPTGEESLEALYIETNVFRLASHLYWALWALIQARMSPIDFDYLGYFFLRYNEYKKQKTSVISLAEKHFTRMNF, via the exons GCCACTGGATACCTCTCTGCAGCAGGATTTGGTCCTAAGTTGCTTGGAGTTTTCGGGAATGGTATGGTGCAGTCATTCATTGATGCAAGAACTTTAACTCCTTTGG aCATTAGAAAGCCGGAGCTTGCAGCTGAGATAGCAAAGCAGCTATGTAAGTTCCATAAAGTAGAAATTCCGGGTCCTAGAGCATCTGAATTGTGGAATGACATTTTTAAGTTTCTTGATAAAG CTTCTTCGCTTGCGTTTGATGATAGTGAGAAGCAAATGATATACAACACTATTTCTTTCGAACATGTTCGTAATGAAATTATTGAGCTCAAG GAGTTATCTGAAAACCTTCATGCTCCTGTTGTGTTTTCTCACAATGACTTGCTTTCTGGGAACTTAATGTTTAATGATCAAGAag AGAAACTTTACTTCATTGATTTTGAGTATGGATCATACAGTTACAGAGGTTTCGACATAGGAAATCACTTCAACGAGTATGCTGGCTATGATTGTGATTATAGCTT ATATCCAAGTAAGGATGAGCAATATCATTTCTTCAAGCACTATTTGGAATCTGAGAAACCAACGGGTGAAGAGAGTCTTGAAGCTCTTTATATTGAGACAAATGTATTTAGATTGGCGTCGCATTTATATTGGGCTTTATGGGCATTGATACAG GCAAGAATGTCTCCAATTGATTTTGATTACCTCGGGTATTTTTTCTTGCGATACAACGAGTACAAGAAGCAGAAAACTAGTGTCATCTCCCTCGCAGAAAAACACTTTACTAGGATGAACTTTTGA